A genomic window from Thermococcus nautili includes:
- the purD gene encoding phosphoribosylamine--glycine ligase, with the protein MKVLLVGGGGREHAIGEALVRGGAELYVVSKHKNPGLARLAKGYGLAKETDIEKVLEYAEKFGVELAFIGPEAPLERGIVDVLEENGIPAVGPSREAAKLETDKAFARAFMERNEIPGRKVFRVFTDVSEMRSWVDEFGRPVVVKPIGLTGGKGVKVVGYQLRDNEEAKAYAEELIRRDGRVLIEERTDGVEFTLQVFSDGKRILPMPLVQDYPHAYENDEGPITGGMGSYSCSNGLLPFVTREDYEKALETLKATVEAMRKEGTPYKGILYGQFMLSKDGPVLIEYNARFGDPEAINVLPLLRTSLLEIAEGIVDGNLRKAEFEGKATVVKYLAPKGYPTNPVKGVKVEVNEKAVEEAGARLYYASIDENLTLLGSRAIAVVGIGESLEEAERIAQRAIPHVKGELFYRRDVGTRESVEKRIELMKEFGKEFEPNPC; encoded by the coding sequence ATGAAGGTTCTGCTCGTTGGCGGAGGAGGAAGGGAGCACGCGATTGGAGAGGCCCTCGTGAGAGGAGGTGCCGAGCTCTACGTCGTCTCGAAGCACAAAAACCCCGGCCTCGCGAGGCTCGCGAAGGGCTACGGCCTGGCAAAGGAGACAGACATCGAAAAGGTTCTTGAGTACGCCGAAAAGTTCGGCGTTGAGCTGGCGTTCATCGGCCCCGAGGCGCCCTTGGAGAGGGGCATCGTTGATGTCCTTGAGGAAAACGGCATCCCCGCGGTTGGGCCGAGCAGGGAAGCCGCCAAGCTCGAAACCGACAAGGCCTTCGCGAGGGCCTTCATGGAGCGCAACGAAATCCCCGGAAGAAAGGTCTTCCGCGTTTTTACCGACGTTTCGGAGATGCGCTCGTGGGTTGATGAGTTTGGAAGGCCCGTCGTTGTTAAGCCCATCGGCCTGACCGGCGGGAAGGGCGTTAAGGTCGTCGGCTATCAGCTGAGGGACAACGAGGAAGCCAAGGCCTACGCCGAGGAGCTAATCAGGCGCGACGGCAGGGTTCTCATCGAAGAACGCACAGACGGCGTCGAGTTCACGTTGCAGGTCTTCAGCGACGGGAAGAGAATCCTCCCCATGCCCCTCGTCCAAGACTACCCCCACGCCTACGAGAACGATGAAGGCCCGATAACCGGCGGGATGGGGAGCTACTCCTGTTCCAACGGCCTGCTTCCTTTTGTGACACGGGAAGACTATGAGAAGGCCCTTGAAACGCTTAAAGCCACCGTCGAGGCCATGAGAAAGGAGGGAACGCCCTACAAGGGAATCCTCTACGGCCAGTTCATGCTCAGCAAGGACGGGCCCGTTCTCATAGAGTACAACGCCCGCTTCGGCGACCCCGAGGCGATAAACGTCCTCCCGCTCCTCAGGACGAGCCTCCTCGAAATAGCCGAGGGAATAGTTGACGGCAACCTTCGGAAGGCGGAGTTCGAGGGCAAAGCGACGGTCGTCAAGTACCTCGCGCCGAAGGGTTATCCAACGAACCCCGTCAAGGGTGTGAAGGTAGAGGTCAACGAGAAGGCCGTTGAAGAGGCCGGTGCGAGGCTCTACTACGCTTCAATTGATGAGAACCTCACTCTTCTCGGCTCGAGGGCCATAGCGGTCGTTGGAATTGGGGAGAGCCTTGAGGAGGCCGAGAGGATAG
- the purE gene encoding 5-(carboxyamino)imidazole ribonucleotide mutase — translation MKVLVVMGSKSDSHIAEKVTTVLDEFGVDYDVEVASAHRNPKKVEELAKKDYDVFIAIAGLSAALPGVIAAHTVKPVIGVPVSAKLGGLDALLSIAQLPPGVPVATVGIDNGKNAALLAIEILALKDDELRRKLEEYREKMRS, via the coding sequence GTGAAGGTTCTGGTCGTTATGGGAAGCAAGAGTGACAGCCACATCGCAGAGAAGGTAACCACAGTCCTCGACGAGTTTGGTGTTGACTATGACGTCGAGGTTGCATCAGCACACAGAAACCCGAAAAAAGTTGAAGAGCTGGCAAAGAAGGACTACGACGTCTTCATAGCCATAGCGGGCCTCAGTGCCGCTCTGCCCGGCGTCATTGCCGCCCACACGGTTAAACCCGTTATCGGCGTTCCTGTTTCGGCCAAGCTCGGTGGCCTGGATGCCCTTCTCAGCATCGCGCAGCTTCCACCGGGAGTTCCAGTGGCGACGGTAGGAATAGACAACGGCAAAAACGCGGCCCTCTTGGCAATAGAAATTCTCGCACTGAAGGATGACGAACTCAGGCGGAAGCTCGAAGAGTACAGGGAGAAAATGAGAAGCTGA
- the purT gene encoding phosphoribosylglycinamide formyltransferase 2, producing MIKPRDELGTAMTDSAQKILLLGSGELGKEIAIEAQRLGVEVVAVDRYANAPAMQVAHRSYVGDMRNADFLFSVVEREKPDAIIPEIEAINLDALFELEKDGYFVVPNAKATWIAMHRERTRETLAKEAKVPTSRYAYATTLDELYEACEKIGYPCHTKAIMSSSGKGSYFVKGPEDIPKAWEEAKKKARGSADKIIVEEHIEFDVEITELAVRHYDENGEIVTTFPKPVGHYQIDGDYHSSWQPAEISEKAEREVYRIAKRITDVLGGLGLFGVEMFVKGDKVWANEVSPRPHDTGMVTLASHPTGFSEFGLHLRAVLGLPIPGEWVNGYRLFPLLTPAATHVIKANVSGYSPRFRGLAKALSVPNATVRLFGKPEAYPGRRLGVAIAWDKNVEEAKRKAEMVAHMIELRTRSSDWHGQDYEKRKHLL from the coding sequence ATGATTAAGCCCCGTGATGAGCTCGGAACGGCCATGACCGATTCTGCCCAGAAGATACTCCTCCTCGGGAGTGGAGAACTCGGAAAGGAGATAGCGATTGAGGCCCAGAGGCTCGGCGTGGAGGTTGTAGCCGTTGACCGCTACGCCAACGCTCCAGCTATGCAGGTCGCCCACCGCTCCTACGTGGGAGACATGAGGAACGCGGACTTTCTATTCTCGGTCGTCGAGAGGGAGAAGCCCGACGCGATAATCCCTGAGATTGAGGCGATTAACCTCGATGCCCTCTTCGAGCTTGAGAAGGACGGCTACTTCGTGGTCCCGAACGCGAAGGCGACCTGGATTGCCATGCACCGCGAGAGGACGAGGGAAACCCTTGCGAAGGAAGCCAAAGTCCCGACGTCAAGGTACGCCTACGCGACTACTCTCGACGAACTCTACGAGGCCTGCGAAAAGATAGGCTACCCCTGCCACACAAAGGCGATAATGAGCTCCTCGGGCAAGGGTTCATACTTCGTTAAAGGCCCGGAAGATATCCCCAAGGCATGGGAGGAGGCGAAGAAGAAAGCCCGCGGTAGCGCCGACAAGATAATCGTTGAGGAGCACATAGAGTTCGACGTAGAGATTACCGAGCTGGCCGTGAGGCACTACGATGAGAACGGCGAGATAGTTACCACCTTCCCGAAGCCGGTCGGCCACTACCAGATTGACGGCGACTACCACTCCAGCTGGCAGCCGGCTGAAATCTCGGAGAAGGCAGAGCGCGAGGTTTACAGGATAGCGAAGCGCATCACCGATGTCCTCGGCGGCCTTGGTCTTTTCGGTGTCGAGATGTTCGTGAAGGGGGATAAGGTCTGGGCCAACGAGGTCTCGCCGAGGCCCCACGATACCGGAATGGTGACGTTAGCTTCCCATCCGACCGGCTTCTCCGAGTTCGGGCTTCACCTCAGGGCCGTCCTTGGCCTCCCGATTCCGGGCGAGTGGGTAAACGGCTATCGTCTGTTCCCGCTCCTGACTCCAGCGGCAACCCACGTCATCAAGGCCAACGTCTCCGGCTACTCTCCGAGGTTCCGCGGGCTGGCCAAGGCTTTAAGCGTCCCGAACGCCACGGTGAGGCTCTTCGGCAAGCCCGAGGCCTACCCGGGGAGGCGTTTAGGCGTTGCGATAGCCTGGGACAAGAACGTTGAGGAGGCTAAGAGGAAGGCTGAGATGGTTGCCCACATGATAGAGCTCAGAACGCGCTCCTCTGACTGGCACGGACAGGATTACGAGAAGAGGAAGCACCTCCTCTGA
- the purM gene encoding phosphoribosylformylglycinamidine cyclo-ligase gives MLTYAQAGVDDEKTARALRSIIGLARETFRFRRGKPGEPAENLGHYSALLDFGNFYLAMTTDGVGTKVLVAEAVGKFDTMGIDMIAMNVNDLLCVGAEPVALVDYLAVKQPDEKIFAEIAKGLYAGAEQAGIAIVGGETAVMPDLINGFDLAGTAIGTVEKGKVITGEKIKPGDAVIGISSSGIHSNGLTLARKLLISKYGLDYEYDGRKLWEWLLEPTRIYVRAVLELLERVEVHGLAHITGGGLTNLKRLTNYGFSLEMPPIEGIFKLIHENGVPLEEMFRVFNMGVGFVAIVPQEEKEEALEILNKHYESFELGRVTEEHGIRVENFGVRL, from the coding sequence ATGCTGACCTACGCCCAGGCCGGAGTTGATGACGAGAAAACTGCCAGAGCTTTGAGAAGCATCATAGGTCTCGCGAGGGAGACGTTCAGGTTCAGGAGGGGAAAGCCCGGGGAGCCAGCGGAAAACCTAGGCCACTACTCGGCCCTGCTCGACTTCGGAAACTTTTACCTCGCCATGACGACAGACGGCGTCGGAACGAAGGTTCTCGTCGCGGAAGCGGTTGGAAAGTTCGACACGATGGGGATAGACATGATAGCGATGAACGTGAACGACCTGCTCTGCGTTGGGGCTGAACCGGTCGCGCTCGTTGACTACCTCGCGGTGAAGCAGCCGGACGAGAAAATCTTTGCCGAGATAGCGAAGGGCCTCTACGCTGGAGCGGAGCAGGCGGGGATAGCGATAGTGGGCGGGGAAACGGCTGTGATGCCGGACCTCATAAACGGCTTCGATTTGGCCGGAACGGCAATCGGAACAGTCGAGAAGGGGAAGGTAATCACCGGCGAAAAGATAAAGCCCGGAGATGCCGTAATAGGAATTTCGAGCTCGGGAATCCACTCAAACGGATTAACTCTCGCGAGGAAGCTCCTCATTTCGAAGTACGGCCTCGACTACGAATATGATGGCAGAAAGCTCTGGGAGTGGCTCCTTGAGCCGACGAGGATTTACGTGAGGGCGGTTCTTGAACTGCTCGAAAGGGTGGAAGTCCACGGTCTGGCCCACATAACCGGCGGCGGGCTTACGAACCTCAAGCGCCTCACGAACTATGGCTTCTCCCTTGAGATGCCCCCGATTGAGGGGATATTCAAGCTCATCCACGAGAACGGCGTTCCGCTGGAGGAGATGTTCAGGGTCTTCAACATGGGTGTGGGCTTCGTCGCGATTGTTCCGCAGGAGGAAAAGGAGGAGGCCCTGGAGATTCTCAACAAGCATTACGAGAGCTTTGAGCTCGGAAGGGTTACGGAGGAGCATGGAATAAGGGTCGAGAACTTCGGCGTAAGACTTTAA
- a CDS encoding DUF835 domain-containing protein, protein MNLLLAGQLFSFSLKVTAGLVLLAGWRRYRRNSLLLWSLFFLSSSLSIVSELLGFNLGVPLFQAIGVSFLAGGVVSLLDEEAVGFPIHSLRLAALTLPFLVSVYIVLYAKVVPDPKPIYLSYGVAGIFYAFAGVVLWGVRRFYPRSGTLLSAIITLHGIHKMDYPFLRPVEWFAPIGFTLGATLNALEVIAFIHVVLSERFRNIVEVEKPEVVKKGVFIVSPDRFKAYVEALSDFPVLAFARRSDFPERWEVHLLTTVEGPGNIGPTQLHRIIERTRSYLAEAHRENVTGVVVIEGLEYLMMYNDFRSVLKFLATLADYIALYGGMLVLVLDEKSFDERQLKTLRQVLNVGEGK, encoded by the coding sequence ATGAACCTCCTGCTCGCGGGCCAGCTCTTCAGTTTTTCCCTCAAGGTGACGGCGGGGTTAGTCCTGCTTGCAGGCTGGAGGCGATACCGGAGGAACTCACTCCTCCTCTGGTCGCTCTTCTTCCTGAGTTCATCTCTCTCAATAGTCTCAGAGCTCCTTGGCTTCAATCTGGGGGTTCCCCTTTTCCAGGCAATTGGCGTTTCGTTCCTGGCAGGAGGTGTTGTTTCCCTCCTCGATGAGGAGGCCGTTGGGTTCCCCATACACTCCCTCAGGCTCGCGGCGCTAACGTTGCCGTTTCTGGTTTCCGTCTATATCGTCCTATACGCCAAAGTGGTGCCGGACCCAAAGCCAATATACCTGTCCTACGGTGTAGCCGGAATCTTCTACGCCTTTGCAGGAGTTGTCCTCTGGGGTGTTAGGAGGTTCTATCCTCGCTCTGGAACGCTCCTGAGTGCCATAATAACCCTTCACGGAATTCACAAGATGGACTACCCATTCCTCAGGCCCGTCGAGTGGTTCGCGCCCATCGGGTTCACCCTCGGGGCAACGCTGAACGCCCTTGAGGTTATAGCCTTCATCCACGTCGTCCTCTCCGAGAGGTTCAGGAACATCGTTGAGGTCGAGAAACCGGAGGTCGTGAAAAAAGGCGTCTTCATCGTGTCCCCGGATAGGTTCAAGGCGTACGTCGAGGCGCTCTCCGACTTCCCGGTTCTGGCCTTCGCGAGGAGGAGCGACTTCCCGGAGAGGTGGGAGGTTCACCTGCTGACGACCGTTGAGGGGCCTGGCAACATCGGGCCGACCCAGCTCCACAGAATAATCGAGAGAACCCGCTCCTATCTGGCGGAGGCTCACCGCGAGAACGTGACGGGAGTGGTCGTCATCGAAGGGCTGGAGTATCTGATGATGTACAACGACTTCCGCTCCGTCCTTAAGTTCCTCGCGACGCTCGCTGACTACATAGCCCTCTACGGTGGAATGCTGGTCTTAGTTCTCGACGAGAAGAGCTTCGACGAGAGGCAGCTTAAAACCCTCAGGCAGGTTCTCAACGTGGGTGAAGGCAAATGA
- the purC gene encoding phosphoribosylaminoimidazolesuccinocarboxamide synthase, with protein MEVYEGKAKKVIPLDDGKAIMEFKDDATAFDGKKKAQFKGKGWLNAQISAVLFKVLEENGIKTHFIGVAGDNRLIVERLKMYPLEVVVRNVVAGSLKKRLPLEEGTELPEPIVELYYKDDSLGDPMINHYHAKVLGVSEEEVREMERIALKVNEVLRKYFAERGIILVDFKLEFGKNERGEIVLGDEISPDTCRFWDAETKESLDKDVFRFDKGDLISAYEKLYERLIGESPTHS; from the coding sequence GTGGAGGTCTACGAGGGTAAGGCCAAGAAGGTTATCCCGCTCGACGATGGGAAGGCGATAATGGAGTTCAAAGACGATGCCACCGCCTTCGACGGCAAGAAGAAGGCCCAGTTCAAGGGTAAGGGCTGGCTCAACGCCCAGATTAGCGCGGTTCTCTTCAAGGTTCTTGAGGAGAACGGAATCAAGACCCACTTCATAGGCGTCGCCGGCGACAACAGGCTCATCGTTGAGAGGCTCAAGATGTACCCCCTCGAGGTTGTCGTCAGGAACGTCGTCGCCGGGAGCCTGAAGAAGCGCCTCCCCCTTGAAGAGGGCACGGAGCTTCCGGAGCCGATAGTTGAGCTCTACTACAAGGACGACAGCCTCGGCGACCCGATGATTAATCACTACCACGCCAAGGTCTTGGGGGTAAGTGAGGAGGAAGTCAGGGAGATGGAGAGAATAGCCCTCAAGGTTAACGAGGTTCTCAGGAAGTACTTCGCCGAGCGCGGAATAATTCTCGTGGACTTCAAGCTCGAGTTCGGGAAGAACGAGAGGGGAGAGATAGTCCTCGGGGACGAAATTAGCCCGGACACCTGCCGCTTCTGGGACGCAGAGACGAAGGAGAGCCTTGACAAGGACGTCTTCCGCTTTGACAAGGGCGACCTGATTTCGGCCTACGAGAAGCTCTACGAGAGGCTTATCGGTGAATCTCCGACTCATAGCTGA
- the purF gene encoding amidophosphoribosyltransferase: MREKCGIFATLSENSAKKAYYALLALQHRGQESAGISVWRGRIRTVSGLGLVTDVFRGKELAKLRSNLAIAHVRYSTSGSLNETQPLETECCGMRIAVAHNGTLTNFRPLRERYEKLGVRFRHSVDSELLGISFLWHLHETGDEFEAMKEVFNEVKGAYSVALLFDGKILVARDPVGFRPLSYGTGDGHYFASEDSALRLFVEETRDVKPGEVFLLSENGVESRVLAKESHHHCVFEYIYFARPDSVLDGTNVYSARVRMGQELARESPAEGDVVIAVPDSGRAAALGFSQESGIPYAEGLIKNRYIGRTFITPGQFNRELKVKLKLSPVREVVAGKKVVLVDDSIVRGTTMKRIVAMLRKAGAREVHVRIASPPIRYPCYMGIDIPTRHELIAAFGGVEKVREAIGADSLAYLSVEGLKRAVGREDLCTACLTGEYPEWAFRF, from the coding sequence ATGCGAGAGAAGTGCGGAATCTTTGCAACGCTCTCAGAGAACTCCGCAAAGAAGGCCTACTACGCCCTGCTCGCCCTCCAGCACCGCGGACAGGAGAGCGCGGGAATAAGCGTCTGGCGGGGCAGGATAAGAACGGTTTCAGGCCTCGGTCTCGTCACCGACGTCTTCAGGGGAAAGGAGCTCGCAAAGCTCCGCTCGAACCTCGCAATAGCCCACGTCCGCTACTCGACGTCAGGCTCGCTCAACGAGACCCAACCCTTGGAAACGGAGTGCTGTGGAATGAGAATCGCGGTGGCGCACAACGGGACGCTCACCAATTTCAGGCCCCTCCGCGAGAGGTATGAAAAGCTCGGCGTCAGGTTCCGCCACTCGGTTGACTCCGAACTGCTCGGGATTTCCTTTCTCTGGCACCTCCACGAGACGGGAGACGAGTTCGAGGCCATGAAGGAGGTTTTTAACGAGGTTAAAGGTGCCTACTCCGTTGCACTCCTCTTCGACGGCAAAATCCTCGTGGCGAGGGACCCCGTTGGCTTCAGGCCCCTGAGCTACGGAACCGGAGACGGCCACTATTTCGCGAGCGAGGATTCTGCATTAAGGCTCTTCGTGGAGGAGACGAGGGACGTGAAGCCGGGGGAAGTCTTCCTTCTCTCGGAAAACGGCGTCGAGAGTAGGGTTCTCGCCAAGGAAAGCCACCACCACTGCGTTTTTGAGTACATCTACTTCGCAAGGCCGGACAGCGTCCTTGATGGGACAAACGTTTACAGCGCGAGGGTCAGAATGGGACAGGAGCTGGCGAGGGAGAGCCCGGCTGAGGGAGACGTCGTCATAGCGGTTCCCGACTCTGGAAGGGCCGCCGCTCTGGGCTTCTCGCAGGAGAGCGGAATTCCCTACGCTGAAGGCCTGATAAAGAACCGCTACATCGGGAGGACCTTCATAACGCCGGGTCAGTTCAACCGCGAGCTGAAGGTTAAGCTCAAGCTCTCGCCTGTTAGGGAAGTTGTGGCCGGGAAGAAAGTCGTTCTGGTCGACGATTCCATAGTCAGGGGCACGACGATGAAGAGAATCGTCGCGATGCTGAGGAAGGCCGGCGCGAGGGAAGTCCACGTCAGAATAGCCTCACCGCCGATAAGGTACCCCTGCTACATGGGCATCGACATCCCCACGAGGCACGAACTCATAGCGGCCTTCGGGGGGGTGGAAAAGGTCAGGGAAGCGATAGGGGCCGACAGCCTGGCTTACCTCAGCGTTGAGGGCCTGAAGAGGGCCGTCGGCAGGGAAGACCTCTGCACGGCCTGCCTCACCGGCGAGTATCCCGAGTGGGCGTTCAGGTTTTAA
- a CDS encoding nucleotidyltransferase domain-containing protein, translated as MTSATSTLSFEFSQFFTPPEALHETVKRFVESHEEVFDVVLYGSTVLGKENPKDFDLMILTKTKLSALELRNLIFELKRELSKILPKAKLDIRAMSLEELFDPNNLASLGVIIEGFSLTKNEPMAELMNGKAYTLFRFTLEGLPRKDRVRFQYALKGRDMKSGLLKELNGEQWGAWVVVVPIEHTYRFRDFLELWGVKYEAFTILKGADLFYKF; from the coding sequence ATGACGTCCGCAACCTCTACTCTCAGCTTTGAATTCTCTCAATTTTTTACCCCACCAGAAGCACTTCATGAAACCGTCAAAAGGTTCGTGGAAAGCCATGAAGAAGTATTCGACGTCGTCCTCTATGGTTCGACAGTCCTCGGGAAAGAAAACCCCAAAGACTTCGACCTCATGATATTGACGAAGACAAAACTTTCAGCCTTGGAGCTTAGGAATCTCATCTTTGAACTCAAAAGAGAGCTCTCCAAAATACTCCCAAAGGCCAAACTCGACATCAGAGCCATGAGCCTTGAAGAGCTCTTCGACCCCAACAATCTTGCAAGCCTGGGAGTGATAATAGAAGGATTTTCCCTCACAAAGAACGAACCAATGGCTGAGCTCATGAACGGAAAAGCATATACTCTCTTCCGCTTCACCCTTGAGGGCCTTCCGCGAAAGGACAGGGTTCGCTTCCAGTACGCACTCAAGGGCAGGGACATGAAGAGTGGCCTCCTCAAGGAGCTGAACGGTGAACAGTGGGGGGCTTGGGTAGTTGTCGTTCCAATAGAGCACACTTACCGCTTCAGGGACTTCTTGGAGCTTTGGGGTGTAAAATATGAAGCCTTCACAATCCTGAAGGGAGCCGACTTGTTCTACAAGTTTTGA
- the fdhF gene encoding formate dehydrogenase subunit alpha, whose translation MKTVVCPYCGFGCRLIIDRDGWKVKPYPGEPNRGKLCPKGLYALEFVRSKDRLKRPLKREGSSLRPLSWGQAIGEIANELLEIRELYGPDAVAFIASSKISNEENYLLQKIARLFGTNNIDNCARLCHEASVHALKLAVGTGAQTNPYEDIENFNAVLIWGYNPAETHPVVMDYILKAKRRGAKIIVVDVRETRTMAFADYRLVIKPGTDIVLANAIANVIIGEELYDEEFVKGRTRGFSEVRMAVMKYTPEYAESVTGIPAEAIREVARTFALAGSGAIMWGMGLTQHVSGVENVLAVINLALLLGYIGEKGGLYPMRGQNNVQGAAYMGALSEFLPGYVPLTDERFRKRVASLWGVDDLPTERGLYLTELWEAIERGDLKALYIVGENPAVSEADFTRVRRALRKLDLLVVQDIFMTRTARYAHYILPASAFCEKEGSYMNSERRIQWSHRVCEPYADSKPDWEILAMLGRALGLPGFTYAGVEEITAEYFRLFPELEERSVDELKNGDGIFLPRKRLHTWEFATPDGKARLVAVERISPWEGPNEEFPLVLTTVRLMSHYNTGEMTLRSPSLVKLMGEPRALINERDAERLGIRDGDWVEIETRRGRIRMRAKVGGVPEGVVAIPFHFKANRITSPALNKAGTPEFKFSACRVRKMNTP comes from the coding sequence GTGAAGACGGTTGTGTGTCCCTACTGCGGCTTTGGGTGCAGGCTCATCATAGACAGGGACGGGTGGAAGGTAAAGCCGTATCCTGGCGAACCCAACAGGGGAAAGCTCTGCCCGAAGGGGCTGTACGCGCTTGAATTCGTTCGTTCGAAGGACAGGTTGAAAAGGCCTCTGAAGCGCGAGGGAAGCTCCCTTCGCCCGCTCAGCTGGGGACAGGCGATTGGCGAGATAGCGAATGAACTTCTCGAGATAAGGGAGCTCTACGGCCCGGACGCGGTGGCGTTCATAGCGTCTTCGAAAATCAGCAACGAGGAGAACTACCTCCTCCAGAAGATTGCACGCCTCTTCGGCACGAACAACATAGACAACTGCGCAAGGCTGTGCCACGAGGCGAGCGTTCACGCGCTCAAGCTCGCCGTCGGAACCGGCGCGCAGACGAACCCCTACGAGGATATAGAGAACTTCAACGCCGTCCTGATATGGGGCTACAATCCGGCCGAGACGCATCCAGTCGTCATGGACTACATCCTGAAGGCCAAACGAAGGGGGGCTAAAATAATCGTCGTGGACGTCAGGGAAACGCGGACGATGGCCTTTGCGGATTACAGGCTCGTCATAAAGCCCGGGACGGACATAGTCCTGGCCAACGCAATTGCCAACGTTATAATCGGGGAGGAGCTCTACGACGAGGAGTTCGTGAAGGGCCGGACGAGGGGTTTCTCCGAGGTCAGGATGGCTGTTATGAAGTACACCCCTGAGTACGCGGAGAGCGTAACTGGAATTCCAGCGGAGGCTATACGGGAGGTCGCGAGAACTTTTGCCCTGGCTGGAAGCGGGGCCATAATGTGGGGAATGGGCCTAACCCAGCACGTCTCTGGCGTTGAAAACGTTCTGGCGGTGATAAACCTCGCACTGCTCCTCGGCTACATCGGGGAAAAGGGCGGCCTCTACCCTATGCGCGGGCAGAACAACGTTCAGGGAGCGGCATATATGGGCGCGCTGAGCGAGTTCCTGCCCGGCTACGTCCCTCTCACCGACGAACGCTTTAGAAAGCGCGTTGCCTCGCTCTGGGGCGTTGACGACCTGCCGACAGAGAGGGGGCTCTACCTGACGGAGCTGTGGGAGGCCATCGAAAGGGGTGACCTAAAGGCCCTCTACATCGTCGGCGAGAACCCCGCGGTGAGCGAGGCCGACTTTACGCGCGTGAGACGGGCGTTGAGAAAGCTCGACCTCCTCGTCGTCCAGGACATCTTCATGACGAGAACCGCCCGCTACGCCCACTACATCCTCCCTGCTTCGGCTTTCTGCGAAAAGGAGGGCTCATACATGAACAGCGAGCGGAGAATCCAGTGGAGCCACAGGGTCTGCGAGCCCTACGCTGACTCAAAGCCCGACTGGGAGATTCTGGCGATGCTCGGCCGGGCGCTCGGGCTTCCGGGCTTCACCTACGCGGGCGTTGAGGAGATAACGGCAGAATACTTCCGCCTTTTCCCGGAACTTGAGGAGAGGAGCGTTGATGAACTCAAGAACGGCGATGGAATCTTTCTGCCCAGGAAGAGGCTGCACACGTGGGAGTTCGCGACGCCCGACGGAAAGGCGAGGCTCGTCGCGGTCGAGAGGATTTCACCCTGGGAGGGGCCGAACGAGGAGTTTCCGCTGGTTCTAACGACCGTCAGATTGATGAGCCACTACAACACGGGGGAGATGACGCTGAGAAGTCCCTCGCTCGTGAAGCTCATGGGGGAGCCGAGGGCTTTAATCAATGAGCGCGACGCGGAAAGACTTGGAATCCGCGACGGCGACTGGGTGGAGATAGAGACGCGGCGCGGGAGAATAAGAATGCGCGCGAAGGTCGGCGGTGTCCCTGAGGGGGTCGTTGCAATCCCCTTCCACTTCAAGGCGAACAGGATTACCAGTCCGGCCCTGAACAAGGCCGGAACGCCCGAGTTCAAGTTCTCGGCGTGCAGGGTTAGAAAAATGAATACCCCATGA
- the pdxT gene encoding pyridoxal 5'-phosphate synthase glutaminase subunit PdxT: protein MVKVGVIGLQGDVSEHIEASKKALENLGVTGEVIWLRKPEQLEGISAIIIPGGESTTISRLMVKTGLLEPVKKLGEEGLPIMGTCAGLIMLSKDVIGATPEQRFLELLDVKVNRNAYGRQVDSFEAPIKLAFSDEPFPGVFIRAPRIVELLSDKVKPIAWLGDRVVGVEQDNLIGLEFHPELTDDTRVHEYFLKKAL, encoded by the coding sequence ATGGTCAAGGTAGGCGTTATAGGCCTTCAAGGAGACGTCAGCGAGCACATCGAGGCGAGCAAAAAGGCCCTTGAGAACCTCGGCGTCACCGGTGAAGTAATCTGGCTCAGAAAGCCGGAACAGCTTGAAGGAATATCGGCAATCATAATTCCCGGTGGGGAGAGCACGACGATATCGAGGCTCATGGTCAAGACCGGGCTTCTTGAGCCCGTTAAAAAGCTCGGCGAAGAAGGTCTGCCTATAATGGGAACGTGCGCCGGCCTCATAATGCTCTCCAAAGACGTCATCGGGGCAACGCCGGAGCAGAGGTTCCTTGAGCTCCTCGACGTTAAAGTGAACAGAAACGCCTATGGAAGGCAGGTGGACAGCTTTGAGGCGCCGATAAAGCTTGCATTCAGCGACGAGCCGTTTCCCGGTGTCTTCATACGCGCCCCGAGGATAGTGGAGCTCCTCAGCGATAAGGTGAAGCCCATCGCGTGGCTCGGCGACAGGGTTGTCGGCGTCGAGCAGGACAACTTAATTGGCCTCGAATTCCATCCGGAGCTGACGGATGACACGAGGGTTCACGAGTACTTTCTGAAAAAGGCGCTTTGA